The DNA sequence TGCCGGAGTTTGACCTCTTCAACCCCGAGTGGCCCCTGCGCACGGCCAACCTCTTCAGCCCCCCGGCCAAGTTCGTCCACGAGACGGGGGAGCGGGTGGGGCGCGCCCTGAATAGCCTCCTGGCGGGCGGGGTCATCGTGAGCGGGGGGACGGTGCGGGAGTCGGTCCTCTTCCGAAGGGTGCGGGTGAACTCCTACAGCCTCGTGGAGCGCTCCGTCCTCTTTGACGACGTGGAGGTGGGCCGCTACTGCCGCATACGGAACGCCATCATAGACAAGAACGTCAAGATCCCCCCCCACACCGAGATCGGCTACGACCTCGAGCAGGACCGCGCCCGGGGGTTCACCGTGACCCCCGAGGGGGTGGTGGTGGTGCCCAAGGGGTACCGGTTCTGACCATGGACCATCCCGGAAAAGCCTTCTACCGCCTGAGCCGGCTGAAGCCCGGGGACGAGCTCCCCATGCGGAAGCTCCCGGCGGCCAAGGTCTACGCCAACCCCCTGGAGACCCAGGCCCTCCCCCTGCCCCGGCTGGAGGGGGGCGCCCCCTTGTGGCGGGTCCTGGCCCGGCTCTCCCCCCGGCTTCCCGAGGTGGGCTCCTCCTTGAGCCTGGCCGAGGTCTCCCAGATCCTGATGGTTCTCGCCGCCCGGGGCAGCGCGGCCCTGGCCCAGAAGGAGGGGGGGCGGCTCTACCCCTCCGCCGGGGGGGCCTACCCCCTCGAGGCCTACCTGGTGGTCCAGGAGGTCCAGGGGGTCTTTCCCGGGGTCTACCACTACTTCCCCAAGGAGCACCAGCTCTTCCAGATCGCCTCCCGGCCGGACTTTTCCCGGCTCAAGGCCGCCCTTTTGGACCTTCCTTTGGAAAAGGCCGCCGCCCTTCTCGTCCTCACCCTGGTCCCCGAGCGGAGCGCCGCCCTCTTCGGCCTTAGGGGGTACCGGTACGCCCTTTTGGAGGCGGGCTACGCCGCGGGTCTGGTCCTCGTGGCGGCCACGGGGCTGGGGGTTTCCGCCTACCCCGCCGAGACCTTTTATGATGAGGAGGTGGGACAGATCCTCGGCCTCAAGGAGGGCGAGTATCCCGGATTGGCGATTCTTCTCGGGCGTTGACAGGGGATTTATGGCGCGAATTTTGTTGGTGGAGGACGATCCTCAGATCGGTCAGCTGGTGCGGGGCTTTCTGGAGCGGGAAGGGCACCAGGTGGTCTGGGC is a window from the Thermus filiformis genome containing:
- a CDS encoding SagB/ThcOx family dehydrogenase encodes the protein MDHPGKAFYRLSRLKPGDELPMRKLPAAKVYANPLETQALPLPRLEGGAPLWRVLARLSPRLPEVGSSLSLAEVSQILMVLAARGSAALAQKEGGRLYPSAGGAYPLEAYLVVQEVQGVFPGVYHYFPKEHQLFQIASRPDFSRLKAALLDLPLEKAAALLVLTLVPERSAALFGLRGYRYALLEAGYAAGLVLVAATGLGVSAYPAETFYDEEVGQILGLKEGEYPGLAILLGR